The genome window TTGTGAAAAGATAAACCAAAACAGCGAGGCAAGATTTGCTTGGTAAGATTTGCCAAATAATCCGATTTTCTCTTGATTGGAATAGATCTCAAAATGAACTTCCGAAGTAGAGCCAGGTAAATAAATAATATGCCATGGCAATCCGTAAAATAGGTTTCTATGTGCTTCAACAGACCAATCACCAAAACGATAAATTTCGTCACCATCCGCATAACAGCGAAATACTCCGTAGAGTCCAGTTAGAAATAAATACCGATTCCCAATCGGCATGAAATTAGAATCATCTTTTTCTAAAATAACTTTTAAATCTATTGTTTCTGGTGAATCAATTTTGATTGGAGTATCATATTTGGTATATGGTTTCCAGTCGGTGTCTACAGAACTTTTGATCCACCAATTTTTGGTTTCATACAGATTGATTGAATTCTTCCAAGCCGGCCATGATTTTGAATTGGAAAAACGCGATTCATCTAGTGTAATATAAAATTGAGCAGAGAAAACAATCCCTATACCCATAACTCCTAATGCTAAAATTATAAAACTACGAGATAGATTCATATTTCACCAGAGGGAAATATTACAATGAACTCACGAATCGGCAAGTGAAAAAGCGACTAGACGAATTGTAGATACAAAAAAATATATTGTTATGAAACATTTTCTTTTGCTTTTGTTAATTATATTTACAGTAATGCTTTGCAACGGAAATTCCAAAGGGAATACAGCCAGTACATCAATTGACATGAAAGAACGCTGTTCATTGGCACCAGATGGTGGTCCTTGTCGAGCATTGATACCTGGCTATTATTATGATGCGGCGAATAATTCTTGTCTCGAATTCAATTATGGTGGTTGCAAAGGTTCACTTCCTTTTAAAATGAAGTCAGACTGTGAACAAAATTGCATCCGCTGATTTATATAAACGTTTTTTAACTCTTACATCTCTTAATATCCTTTCTAATATCACGGTTCCATTGACTGGAATCGTTGATACGGCAGTACTTGGACACTATACTGATCCAATCTCAATTTCTGGTGTTTCAATCGGAACTATTATGTTTGATTATTTATATTGGGGAATGGGTTTCCTTCGTATGGGAACAACGGGAACAACCGCAATCAAAACAGGCCAAGGTGATGAAGAAGGTGCGTTCTTAGTACTGATTCGATCTCTCATCTTAGCTGCATGCATTGGATGTACGATTTATGCCTTTTCCTATTATATTGGAAATTTTGGTTTCGGATTCTTAATGGGTGATGATTCAATCAAAAAAATTGGAAGAGATTATTATGATCATCGAATATGGGATGCGCCATTTACTTTAATGAATTTTGCAATAATAGGTTGGTTACTGGGTAGGTCAAGAAGTGGTTTAGTTTTGATACTTACTCTATCATCCAATTTACTCAATGTTGGATTGGATTATGTATTTGTTGTATTTTATAATCAAGGGGCGAGCGGAGTTGGAATGGCTACAGCTTATTCTCAAGTTTTTCAATTCTGCATTGGTTTAATTCTGATTTTTTATACGCAGAGAAAATATTTGAGTATTTTAGGAAATCATTTATTTTCTCTTATTTTTCGCAAACTTGAATTCTATCAATTGCTGATTTTCAATAAGGATATATTTCTTAGAACTTTATTTCTCATTGTTACTTTCACTTTGTTCCGCAATTTTTCTTCCTCTTTAGGGAGTGACGTGTTAATAATCAATTCTATACTCTTTCAATTTATGTTAGTCTATGCATTTCTCGCAGATGGATCTGCATTTGCAACGGAGACTTTAGCGGGCGATTTGTACGGTCAGGGCAAAATTAGAGAGCTCAAAACGATTTTGAGAATCGCAATAGCATTTTCAGTTGCTATTTCTTTGATTTTTGTTGCCACTCTAAGTTTGTTTTCCAATCAAATTATTGGATTGCTGATCACCAAAATTCAGATCATTCAATCCGTTCAAGATGTACTTATCTGGTTCTTTCCGGTTTTAATTCTCGGAGCATACGCATTTAGTTTAGATGGACTATTTCTTGGACTTGCAAAAGGTTCTATTCTACGCAATTCCATGGCGATCAGCAGCTTTCTATTTTTTCTACCTTGCGCAATCTTAGCTCTTTATATAGAATCCAATATTGTATTGTGGATTTCACTTAGCTTGTATATGGGATCTCGCGCTATCACATTGTATTATGCCTCGAGGAAAATTCTATGCATCATATAGCTATAGCCACAAACAATCTCCAAGCTATGTTTGAATTTTATTCAGTTCTACCAGGTTTAGAATTGAAACAAATCAATCGAAGAAAAATTGAAATAAGCGATGAGACTTCAGGAACCAGTCAAGCTCCTGGTAATTCACAAGTTGATAATCAAAAACACGTGCCGAGTCAAAATCAATTTCAAGATCAGAATTTTACTTCAACAATTCAGAAAATAGATTGGGACGAAAACTTAATTCGAAGTGTATGGTTTTCCTTCGTAAACAATCCCCTATTGATTATGATAGAAAAGGAAAACTTCAAAAAAGGAAGTCATGCTTTAGTGTTTGCTTTGAAAGAATTGGACCTAGACAGTAAAACCTCAAATAAGATTCTAGAATTGGAAGAATCACGATCAGAATATTCAATCTATTTTTCAGATCCTGATGGCAATAAACTTGGCTATAGTTCGTTCCCAACTCCACTAAAAAAAATTGGACTGTAATTTTAATAAAAATTCATTAGAAATGTTAAATCCTTTCATAAAAAAAATATTTCATTTAAATATAGTAATAGTATTTTTATTAAATGGTTGCACTACGATTGGATTTCACAATTCACAAATGAGAGATTCAATGGAATGGGGTAAGAATCGAACTATAAAAGTTTGTACATTCTATGAACCTGGAATCAGTTCTGAAGAGATCCAAGAACTTTTTGTACATTGGAATGATGAACTCAAATTGTATTCTCTAGCTGTTGTAGCTATCAATCAACAAGAAATAGAAAGACCAGGACTAACTGGGGCATCAATATTAGAATTTCTCTATACATTGCCTATGTCCGAAAATTGTGATAGATATCTATACCTGAAGGGAAGGAATTGGAAAGATATCGTTTTCGAAATTACAAGTTTAGGAGTTTTTGCTTTAGCAGGAATTAAATTAGAAATCCAAGGTGCTGTAGAAGCCAAAACCAATACTCGAGGATATATAAAAGCAAAATATATATCTTTACTTCAATTGATTTTTACAAGTCCCAAATCTACTTTAGTTCACGAAGGATATCATCTATTGGGTTGCGGGCATCAGCTTTTTCTAGATCCATGCTACAAGCAGATTCAGGATACCAAGAAACTCGCAAGTGAAAGGGAATCTGAGATTTTCAATCAGGGTTCAAAAGAGTTGTCGGTCGCAGAACATTCCGAACTTGATTCGAATTCATTGAACGAAGAATTGATCCATCCATCAATTGATTCAATATTCTTTCCGAGCATTACTGCATCTGGTCGCCGTTTCATAACTAGAGATCAAGTTGATCGATCTATTTTAAAGGACTAGAAACTCAAATTCCATTTATATATTATTTATTTAGCTTAAGCCTTTGACTGGTGTTGCGGCGGAAGCGGGAGCCTTGAGCCAAAGATCCTGATCATCAACCAAATCACTTTTCCTTTTCTAAAAACATTGCCCATAATGGATCAGACTCATGCCTGCTTTCTTCTGACAATACAGGTTTATCATCAGGATCAGCAGGTTTATCAAAAAGCAATCTTATTTGATCGCTATACTCTTCCGAAGTAAGACATTTAACTTTAAACTGCCTTGCAAATTGTCTAATTTTTTTATCTGATGTAACAAGAATTAGATGATTTGGAAATGGATTTGATTTTATAAATTCCCGGATAAGATCATCGGCCTCTTTCTCTTGGCTATAAAATATTTCCATCCCGTCGATGGTTTCCTGATAAGTATCGTAATCACCTTTTGTTTTTTGCCCATCTACAAAAATGAGAAACTCAACATCAAATTTCTGTACATTTTGAACTTGGGCGAGCAATTTGATGAGTCCCAATTTCGCCTCATCCAGCCGGTCATCATACATACAAATTTCTAATTCAGGAAATTTATAGATTAAATTGAAAGCATCGATTAAAATCTTCATAGAAGCTGTCGCTTCCGTTAAGAATACAGCTTGCTAAACAACATTCCAAGGAAAAAAAGGTAGTATGGGAAAAAAATACATCGTCGTTGGAGCATCCAGCGGAATCGGCAAAGCGATTGCCGAACAACTTTTGAGAGAAGGCAACCAGGTTGCCCTGCTCGCAAGAAGAGATAAAATTCTAAAACAATTTGCAGATGAGTTTAATACTGATTCTAAAAATAGGAATGCCATCACAATCAAGTATGACTCCAACCAATTCGATAAGTCAGGAACTATTTTTAATAAAATTGTGAAAGAGCTCGGTGGTGATTTAGATGGAATCATCTATGCATCCGGAGTTATGCCAGCTGTCGGAGTCGATGAATACAATACCGAAAAGGATTTACAAATGCTGAATACGAATTTGCTTGGAGCCATTGCGATTCTCAATCCAGCTGCTGAATATTTTGGCAAGAAAGGATCTGGATTTATCGCGGGGATCTCGTCGATTGCAGGCGATCGTGGAAGACGTGGGAACCCTGTTTATAACACTTCCAAAGCTGGACTCAATACTTATCTTGAAGCTTTGCGTAATAGGCTCGCAGTAAAAGGTGTACAAATCGTAACAATCAAGCCGGGTTTTGTTTCAACAGATATGTTAGCGGGAGTAAAAGTTCCTGACAAGGGATTCCTCAAGCCAATCACGGCAGAGGAAGCTGCAGCAACGATTATAAGAAGGATCAATTCTGGAAGCGAAAATTTCTATGTCCCGGCCAAATGGGCGCTGGTTGGATTGATTATAAAAAACATTCCTTCTTTTATATTTAGAAAATTGAATATTTAATATGGCAGTCAAAAAAAAATCCACCATCTCTAAGAAATCAATTGTCAAAAAGAAATCTTCAAAGCCGAAGACTTCGTCTTTAAAAAATGTCAATGCGAGCAAGTCAAATTCTCTAAACCTAGAATTGCCTCATCCAGAAAAGGTTGAAGCATGGGGCATGAATGCTTCATCTATAAGTTCTGTTTTTCGACCTACCAGCGAGAAAGAGATCATTGATATATTCAATTATGCGAATGCAAAATCCAAAACAATCGCTATGCGAGGTGGTGGTTGCAGCTACGGTGATGCAGCAATCAATACAAATGGAATTGTTATGGATCTTAGTAATTTCAATAAGATTCAATCCTTCGATGAGAAAACAGGAATCATTCGGGCACAATCTGGAGTTACGATCAAGCAACTCTGGGAGTTTGGAATTGAGCGAGGTTTCTGGCCACCTGTTGTGAGCGGAACAATGTATCCAACACTTGGTGGAGCCTTGTCCATGAATATTCACGGGAAGAACAATTTTGCCGTTGGAACTATTGGAGAACATGTAAAGGAATTTACATTCTTAACAGCTTCCGGCAAATTATTGACCTGTTCACCTAAGAAAAATTCAGATCTTTATTATTCGGCAATTTCCGGCTTCGGAATGTTAGGTTGCTTTCTAGAAGTATCTTTGAAGATGAAACCCATTCATGCAGGAAAAATGCGAGTCTGGCCTGTACTCACAAAAAATTTCCAAGAAATGTTCGATTATTTTGAAGCGGAATACCAACATGCCGACTACCTTGTTGGTTGGATCGATGCATTCGGAAGTGGCAAAGCTTTAGGTCGCGGTCAGATTCATAAATCCGTTCACTTAGAACCAGGTGAAGATAAAGACTATCCTGACAATTGCAAACTAGAAAACCAAAATCTCCCGACTCGGTTATTTGGCATTATTCCTAAATCCTGGATGTGGATTCTCATGAAGCCATTCAGCTTTCCTTTAGGTATGCGACTGATCAATTATGCAAAATACTTAAGTGGATATCTCTCACATAACAAGCCTTATCTTCAAGGACATGCTGAATATGCATTTCTTCTAGATTACGTTCCTAATTGGAAATTAATGTACAAACCAGGATACATGATCCAATATCAGATCTTTATTCCCAAGGAAAATGCAAAATCTGCTTTCGAGGAAGTATTTCAGCTCTGCCAGAAAAGGAAAATTGTCACCTGGCTTGCAGTTTTTAAAAAGCATAGACAGGACCCCTTTCTTTTAACGCATGCGGTGGATGGTTATTCAATGGCGATGGACTTTCCCGTTTCCAATAAAACAAGATCCAAAGTCTGGGAAATGTCTTATGAGATGGATGAGATTGTTTTAAAATACGGTGGAAGATTCTATTTTGCCAAAGATGCAACTCTTCGTCCTGGTATGGCGGATCGATTTTTTCCTAAATCCAATATTGCAAAATTTCGAACGCTAAAGAAGAAATACGATCCTAAAGAAATACTTCAAACTGATTTATATAGAAGAATTTTTAAGAATTAAAGTCTAATTGTCGCTAGACATTCATTTTCTTATATAAGAAATAGGCACCACCGATAAAAAGTGCAGGAGTATACCAGATGGCAACCCAAGCTGGTATACCACCACTCTCTCCAATCGATTTACCAGTTGAATAGAAAATATAATATAACAAGACAACTGCGATTGTAATACCAAGTGATGCAACTCCAGCAGATTTATTGGTCAGAGCTCCAGCCAAGGCCCCAATTGCCACTACTATAAATGACATCAACGGCATCGCAAAGACAGCATGCCTTTGCACTATAAGATCTCGAAATGGAATTCCTTTTGCTTGGCGATTCTCTATCTCTTCACCTAACTCCCAAAAATTCAGTCCGTCAGGATTACGTGTTGGTTTCGAAAAGTAATCAATTGCTTCCGGAAAAATATAAATTTTCTCTGGAAATTTTTCATATTTTTTAACACCAAGCTCTTCCGTAAAATTTATCTCTTCAACGTCTGTAAGTTTCCATTCATGCTTTTCTACCGAATAGTCAGCCCTTTGTGCAGAGATCACATATTCTGGTAAACCTCCCGGATCTACTTTTATGTAATTGAATCCACCTTTGATAGCGCTTGCCTTGTCATCATACCAATATACATAATAGAATCCTTCTTTGCCTTTGACATGATATTGATAGACAAGATCAGTTAAACGACCGGCACCTTTTACCATATAAGAATAGTTATCCTGTGCTTTTTTATTCGATGGAATTGCAACAAATTGAGTAAAAAAAGCAACGAATATCCACATTAAGAAACCAAAAACTAAAATGGGCGTAACGATCCTCATAAAAGAAACGCCGGCTACCATGATGGAAACTAATTCTTTATTCGCGCTAAACTGTCCAACAACAAAGCACACACTAAACATCAAGCTCGGAGAAATTACTTGAACAACCATATTTG of Leptospira sp. GIMC2001 contains these proteins:
- a CDS encoding SDR family NAD(P)-dependent oxidoreductase, with product MGKKYIVVGASSGIGKAIAEQLLREGNQVALLARRDKILKQFADEFNTDSKNRNAITIKYDSNQFDKSGTIFNKIVKELGGDLDGIIYASGVMPAVGVDEYNTEKDLQMLNTNLLGAIAILNPAAEYFGKKGSGFIAGISSIAGDRGRRGNPVYNTSKAGLNTYLEALRNRLAVKGVQIVTIKPGFVSTDMLAGVKVPDKGFLKPITAEEAAATIIRRINSGSENFYVPAKWALVGLIIKNIPSFIFRKLNI
- a CDS encoding FAD-binding oxidoreductase, whose amino-acid sequence is MAVKKKSTISKKSIVKKKSSKPKTSSLKNVNASKSNSLNLELPHPEKVEAWGMNASSISSVFRPTSEKEIIDIFNYANAKSKTIAMRGGGCSYGDAAINTNGIVMDLSNFNKIQSFDEKTGIIRAQSGVTIKQLWEFGIERGFWPPVVSGTMYPTLGGALSMNIHGKNNFAVGTIGEHVKEFTFLTASGKLLTCSPKKNSDLYYSAISGFGMLGCFLEVSLKMKPIHAGKMRVWPVLTKNFQEMFDYFEAEYQHADYLVGWIDAFGSGKALGRGQIHKSVHLEPGEDKDYPDNCKLENQNLPTRLFGIIPKSWMWILMKPFSFPLGMRLINYAKYLSGYLSHNKPYLQGHAEYAFLLDYVPNWKLMYKPGYMIQYQIFIPKENAKSAFEEVFQLCQKRKIVTWLAVFKKHRQDPFLLTHAVDGYSMAMDFPVSNKTRSKVWEMSYEMDEIVLKYGGRFYFAKDATLRPGMADRFFPKSNIAKFRTLKKKYDPKEILQTDLYRRIFKN
- a CDS encoding LptF/LptG family permease, producing the protein MEFFQTFIGTLLMLTAMILVYEITNNMKYFVENKENPIYAYLYIAFSVPNMVVQVISPSLMFSVCFVVGQFSANKELVSIMVAGVSFMRIVTPILVFGFLMWIFVAFFTQFVAIPSNKKAQDNYSYMVKGAGRLTDLVYQYHVKGKEGFYYVYWYDDKASAIKGGFNYIKVDPGGLPEYVISAQRADYSVEKHEWKLTDVEEINFTEELGVKKYEKFPEKIYIFPEAIDYFSKPTRNPDGLNFWELGEEIENRQAKGIPFRDLIVQRHAVFAMPLMSFIVVAIGALAGALTNKSAGVASLGITIAVVLLYYIFYSTGKSIGESGGIPAWVAIWYTPALFIGGAYFLYKKMNV
- a CDS encoding MATE family efflux transporter, translated to MNKIASADLYKRFLTLTSLNILSNITVPLTGIVDTAVLGHYTDPISISGVSIGTIMFDYLYWGMGFLRMGTTGTTAIKTGQGDEEGAFLVLIRSLILAACIGCTIYAFSYYIGNFGFGFLMGDDSIKKIGRDYYDHRIWDAPFTLMNFAIIGWLLGRSRSGLVLILTLSSNLLNVGLDYVFVVFYNQGASGVGMATAYSQVFQFCIGLILIFYTQRKYLSILGNHLFSLIFRKLEFYQLLIFNKDIFLRTLFLIVTFTLFRNFSSSLGSDVLIINSILFQFMLVYAFLADGSAFATETLAGDLYGQGKIRELKTILRIAIAFSVAISLIFVATLSLFSNQIIGLLITKIQIIQSVQDVLIWFFPVLILGAYAFSLDGLFLGLAKGSILRNSMAISSFLFFLPCAILALYIESNIVLWISLSLYMGSRAITLYYASRKILCII
- a CDS encoding NYN domain-containing protein codes for the protein MKILIDAFNLIYKFPELEICMYDDRLDEAKLGLIKLLAQVQNVQKFDVEFLIFVDGQKTKGDYDTYQETIDGMEIFYSQEKEADDLIREFIKSNPFPNHLILVTSDKKIRQFARQFKVKCLTSEEYSDQIRLLFDKPADPDDKPVLSEESRHESDPLWAMFLEKEK
- a CDS encoding BPTI/Kunitz-type proteinase inhibitor domain-containing protein, producing the protein MKHFLLLLLIIFTVMLCNGNSKGNTASTSIDMKERCSLAPDGGPCRALIPGYYYDAANNSCLEFNYGGCKGSLPFKMKSDCEQNCIR